TCAGCGGCCTGCCTAATCTCATCAAATGTAGCAGAGTCCTTTTGAAAACCCTCAATGCAAGGCACACCAATTTTTTGCGCAAGGTTACGTGCCTGGATTTTATCTCCAACGGCCAAAATACTTTCAGGCGATGGACCAACAAATATAATTCCGTTTTTGGCACACGCTTTTGCAAAATCCGCATTTTCAGAAAGAAACCCAAAACCCGGATGCAAAGCTTGCGCTCCCGCCTTTAGTGCGGCCTGAATATTGTTATTGATATTAAGGTAGCTCAAATCGGATGGACCAGGTCCGATACACTTTGTTTCAGTCGCCAATCTATAGGCGAGCGTTTCGCGATCGACCTCTGAGTGAAGCAGTACACTCTCTAAACCTAAATCCTGACATGCCCTAATAATTCTAACGGCTACTTCGCCGCGATTCGCTATTGCTACCTTTTTGATACAGTTATTTGATTTCATAAATTTATCACCAAACTTTACTCTCTAGAGTTGCTTTGCTTTTAAAACTAACCCCTATTCTTTAAAGTATTTCTTCTCGGGGATTCTTTAAAAAAATTGCCTCTCTCACATTTACAATCAAAAAAACTATTTCTGCCAGCTGGGCCTTCTTTTTTCTAAAAAGGCGGCTAGTCCTTCTTGCCCTTCTACACTTACTCGTCGCTGAGATATTACCTCGATCGCCCTAGCTTTTATCTTTTCGTCATTTGGCGACTGATCTATAAAGTCGACTAGAGATTTCGTGTCTTTTACTGCTGCTTTACCATTGTTCTGAATCAACGTTTTTTGACTATTTAGAAACTCCTCGCATCTATCCTGCGAGCCAATAAAATGTACCAATCCGGACTCCAGGGCAGCATCTGCCCCAAACACCTCGCCAGTGAGCATATACCTACGGTACCTGGATGCCTGCATTCTCCTCGTTACGAATGCACTGATCACACTCGGTACAAGTCCGATTCTTACCTCGCTAAAACAAAACTGGGTCTGACTCTCTGCCGCGACGATATCACCACAAGCAACAAGCCCCAATCCACCGCCCATGACGTGCCCGTGCACCCGAGTTAACAGAGGCACTGGACAGTTCGAAATGGCATCAAACATTTCATAGAGCTTCATAGCGTCTAGGCGATTTTCCT
The Bdellovibrionales bacterium CG10_big_fil_rev_8_21_14_0_10_45_34 genome window above contains:
- a CDS encoding enoyl-CoA hydratase, with product MKHAEMKTLKVGGDSQNVIVTLNRPEVRNAFNTEMIAELTAFFRGLDQETQLETVELAGDGKAFCAGGDLNWMKSMVDFSLEENRLDAMKLYEMFDAISNCPVPLLTRVHGHVMGGGLGLVACGDIVAAESQTQFCFSEVRIGLVPSVISAFVTRRMQASRYRRYMLTGEVFGADAALESGLVHFIGSQDRCEEFLNSQKTLIQNNGKAAVKDTKSLVDFIDQSPNDEKIKARAIEVISQRRVSVEGQEGLAAFLEKRRPSWQK